The following proteins are co-located in the Nonlabens ponticola genome:
- a CDS encoding 3-hydroxyacyl-CoA dehydrogenase NAD-binding domain-containing protein produces the protein MNIQKVGIVGAGTMGSGIAQVAATAGCSVTLFDVNSDQLVTAQDSLERILARLVEKNRIDNEERDRILGNIAFKELGDAEVHAERSRGTKAESELSSCDLIIEAIVENLEVKKKVFQNLEKIVNDDCVIATNTSSLSVTSIAASLEKPERCIGIHFFNPAPLMKLVEVVPAVQTNTEITEGIVETIKSWGKTVAVAKDTPGFIVNRVARPFYSESLRMLEEGMADVPTIDKLVRQMGFRMGPFELTDFIGHDVNYAVTESVFAAFYYDPRYKPSLTQKRLVEAGWLGKKRGKGFYTYQDGKKQELDHNPEMITGADGKAMQDRLLVMLINEAADALYLNIASAEDLDNAMTKGVNYPKGLLAWADEKGLDWCVNQLDALYDFYREDRYRCSPLLRSKASKKERFFA, from the coding sequence TATGGGTAGTGGTATCGCTCAAGTTGCCGCTACTGCAGGATGTAGCGTCACACTCTTTGATGTGAATAGCGATCAACTAGTCACAGCGCAAGATTCTTTAGAAAGGATCCTGGCAAGATTGGTAGAGAAGAATCGGATTGATAATGAAGAGAGAGATAGGATATTGGGTAATATCGCTTTCAAGGAGCTAGGCGACGCAGAAGTTCATGCCGAGCGCAGTCGAGGTACGAAAGCGGAATCAGAACTATCATCCTGCGATTTAATTATTGAGGCAATCGTTGAGAATCTTGAGGTCAAAAAGAAGGTTTTTCAGAATCTGGAGAAAATCGTGAACGACGACTGCGTTATTGCTACCAACACATCTAGCCTAAGCGTGACCAGTATTGCAGCCTCGCTAGAAAAGCCAGAACGTTGTATTGGAATCCATTTTTTTAATCCAGCACCTTTGATGAAACTGGTTGAAGTAGTGCCAGCCGTGCAAACCAATACTGAGATCACTGAAGGAATAGTTGAAACTATCAAAAGTTGGGGTAAAACGGTTGCCGTCGCAAAGGATACACCAGGCTTTATCGTCAATAGAGTGGCACGACCATTCTATAGTGAATCGCTGCGCATGCTGGAAGAAGGCATGGCAGATGTACCTACCATAGATAAACTGGTGCGTCAAATGGGATTCCGTATGGGGCCTTTTGAGCTGACAGATTTCATAGGCCATGATGTGAATTATGCTGTGACAGAATCTGTTTTTGCGGCCTTTTACTATGATCCACGCTACAAGCCGTCATTAACTCAAAAGCGATTGGTTGAAGCTGGATGGTTAGGTAAAAAAAGGGGCAAAGGTTTTTACACCTATCAAGATGGAAAGAAACAGGAGCTAGATCACAATCCAGAAATGATCACTGGCGCAGATGGAAAAGCGATGCAAGACCGCTTGCTGGTCATGCTCATCAATGAAGCTGCGGATGCACTTTATCTAAATATCGCCAGTGCTGAAGATCTAGACAATGCAATGACCAAAGGAGTAAATTACCCTAAAGGGCTACTCGCCTGGGCAGATGAGAAAGGACTGGACTGGTGTGTAAATCAGCTGGATGCTTTGTATGATTTCTATAGAGAAGACCGCTATCGCTGCTCGCCATTATTGCGCAGCAAGGCAAGTAAGAAGGAAAGGTTTTTCGCATGA
- a CDS encoding PaaI family thioesterase, with protein sequence MDGKSIPAKMLSLDPFSQWLGIEILSVEVGRVKLGLTIRPEMLNSMGKAHGGITYSLADTAFGFTSNTHGKKAVSIETSINHIEALEAGDYITAECTLDKTKTKVGFNIVEIKKDDELVALFKGVVYRTNKDWE encoded by the coding sequence ATGGATGGAAAAAGCATTCCCGCTAAAATGCTCTCTCTGGATCCTTTCTCGCAATGGCTGGGAATAGAAATATTGAGCGTTGAGGTAGGTCGCGTGAAACTGGGTTTGACCATACGACCAGAAATGCTCAACAGCATGGGCAAAGCTCATGGCGGTATAACTTACTCGCTTGCCGACACGGCATTTGGATTCACCTCAAACACGCACGGTAAAAAAGCGGTCTCCATTGAGACCAGCATCAACCACATAGAAGCCCTAGAAGCTGGCGATTACATCACTGCAGAATGCACGCTGGATAAAACCAAAACCAAAGTTGGTTTCAATATCGTCGAGATCAAAAAAGACGATGAGTTGGTGGCGCTATTTAAGGGTGTGGTTTATAGGACTAATAAAGATTGGGAATAG